The Macrobrachium rosenbergii isolate ZJJX-2024 chromosome 46, ASM4041242v1, whole genome shotgun sequence genome has a window encoding:
- the LOC136830051 gene encoding N-acetylneuraminate 9-O-acetyltransferase-like, giving the protein MHVDWSPNLYGWLKFTIIVLLVSAVGMITFLYDLRDLFTDHLTLIDITTSNTSNFPGLAHLKPYSQSCRCHSLFTIGACGMEEVASMRAKDARWVSATAELNRARFQQDILMMPQLQTISHYLPQLFKLNTTLAATINNSEATGNKHLSRAADSLPFVSCRVHMYTPSEIGKCTRKVLQDTGQPLRMAFVGDSRVRNTMEQIIRSTQQEIKYRLAGENNQQNMSVTFLNHKSKFNMPVIGDGIELRLHWSAYLELDRDPKKISQQGAKDLLEAWSNGTPGPDDGPIPDIAYITSGMWDSSMLPEDAAAESFIFTLEKMAPILKRLATRTLVLWHIHGPIKEWLATRDVPNGALDIMNRASWRWLADSNIWLWDSRTVLMLKQLSECRYLSQSTLKTQIPPEWGCFDFQHAGRDVEDAAANMLWNLVCNKVLQLPSEHCCS; this is encoded by the coding sequence ATGCACGTCGATTGGTCACCAAATCTATACGGATGGCTGAAATTCACAATAATAGTCTTACTGGTGTCTGCAGTTGGTATGATCACGTTCCTATATGATTTAAGAGATCTCTTCACAGATCACTTAACGCTTATAGATATTACCACGTCAAATACCAGCAATTTTCCAGGTTTGGCTCACTTGAAACCTTACTCCCAGAGCTGTAGATGTCACTCCTTGTTCACAATAGGTGCCTGTGGGATGGAAGAGGTGGCATCCATGAGAGCAAAAGACGCTCGTTGGGTTTCTGCTACTGCGGAACTAAACAGGGCTCGATTTCAGCAAGACATCTTGATGATGCCTCAGCTTCAGACAATATCTCACTACCTGCCTCAATTGTTTAAGCTTAACACAACTCTTGCTGCAACAATAAATAATTCTGAAGCTACTGGAAACAAACATTTAAGCAGAGCAGCTGACAGTCTTCCATTTGTTTCTTGCAGAGTACATATGTACACTCCCTCTGAGATAGGCAAGTGCACCAGGAAGGTCCTGCAAGACACAGGCCAGCCACTTCGCATGGCTTTCGTTGGCGATTCAAGAGTACGCAACACTATGGAACAGATAATTCGTTCCACTCAGCAAGAAATCAAGTATCGTCTAGCTGGGGAAAACAATCAACAAAACATGTCAGTTACATTCCTAAACCACAAGAGCAAATTCAACATGCCAGTTATAGGTGATGGGATAGAACTACGCCTTCACTGGTCAGCCTACCTAGAGTTGGACAGAGACCCCAAAAAAATTTCCCAACAAGGAGCTAAGGACCTACTGGAAGCATGGTCTAATGGAACCCCAGGTCCCGATGATGGACCAATACCTGACATTGCTTATATCACATCAGGTATGTGGGATTCTTCTATGTTACCCGAAGACGCAGCAGCAGAAAGCTTTATATTTACCTTGGAGAAGATGGCCCCAATACTCAAGAGGCTTGCGACGCGAACACTTGTACTCTGGCACATACATGGTCCCATAAAGGAATGGTTAGCCACAAGGGACGTCCCAAATGGGGCCCTCGACATAATGAACAGGGCATCGTGGCGATGGCTGGCCGACAGTAACATATGGCTATGGGATTCTCGTACAGTCTTGATGCTAAAACAGCTGTCAGAATGCAGATATCTAAGCCAAAGCACTCTCAAGACACAGATCCCGCCTGAATGGGGGTGTTTCGATTTCCAGCATGCTGGGAGAGACGTCGAAGACGCAGCTGCCAACATGCTGTGGAATCTAGTTTGCAATAAGGTTCTACAACTTCCGTCTGAACACTGCTGCTCATAA